One segment of Nostoc piscinale CENA21 DNA contains the following:
- a CDS encoding heavy metal translocating P-type ATPase yields the protein MENATLKLRGMSCASCAKNIEDAISAVPGVNECSVNFGAEQATVNYDSRTTNLLAIQNAVDAAGYSAYPLQEQNLMAGEDDEEKRHRQQTFRDLQRKVIVGGIIGTLLLIGSLPMMTGLHLPFIPVWLHNPWLQLVLTTPVQFWCGKSFYLNAWKAFQRHTATMDTLIALGTSAAYFYSLFATIFPNFFITQGLMPDIYYETAAIVITLILLGRLFENRAKGQTSEAIRKLIGLQAKTARLIRNGREIDVPIAQVQIGDVVLVRPGEKIPVDGEVIDGKSTVDEAMVTGESVPVKKQPGDEVIGATINKTGSFQFRATRVGKDTVLAQIVQLVQQAQGSKAPIQRLADQVTGWFVPAVIAIAILTFIIWFNITGNITLALITTVGVLIIACPCALGLATPTSVMVGTGKGAENGILIKGAESLELAHQIQTIVLDKTGTITQGKPTVTDFVTVNGTANGNEIQLIQLAASVERNSEHPLAEAVVRYAQSQNVTLADVRDFAAVAGSGVQGIVANRLVQIGTQRWMKELDIITADLQPNQERLEYLGKTVVWLAVDGEIQGLMGIADAIKPTSPQAVRALQKLGLEVVMLTGDNRHTAESIAREVGITRVLAEVRPEQKVEAIKLLQGEGRRGTKGTRENYSALSTQHSIVAMVGDGINDAPALAQADVGIAIGTGTDVAIAASDITLISGDLQAIVTAIQLSRATMRNIRQNLFFAFIYNVAGIPIAAGILFPIFGWLLNPIIAGAAMAFSSVSVVTNALRLRNFRAKVIG from the coding sequence ATGGAGAATGCCACATTGAAGCTGCGCGGGATGAGTTGCGCCTCCTGTGCCAAAAATATTGAAGATGCTATTAGTGCTGTCCCTGGTGTAAATGAATGTAGTGTGAATTTTGGCGCAGAACAGGCAACAGTTAATTATGATTCCAGAACAACAAATTTACTAGCCATCCAAAATGCAGTGGATGCGGCTGGCTATTCTGCCTATCCCTTGCAAGAACAAAATTTGATGGCGGGTGAAGATGACGAAGAAAAAAGACATCGCCAGCAAACATTCCGTGATTTGCAGCGAAAGGTAATAGTAGGGGGAATAATTGGCACTTTACTACTGATTGGTTCATTGCCAATGATGACAGGGTTGCACTTACCTTTCATTCCTGTATGGTTGCATAACCCTTGGTTGCAATTAGTCCTGACTACTCCTGTACAGTTTTGGTGCGGTAAAAGTTTTTATCTCAATGCTTGGAAAGCTTTCCAGCGTCATACTGCCACAATGGATACTTTAATAGCGTTGGGTACGAGTGCAGCATATTTTTATTCCCTATTCGCCACAATCTTTCCCAACTTTTTCATTACTCAGGGATTGATGCCAGATATATATTACGAAACTGCGGCGATTGTAATCACCTTAATTTTATTAGGGCGGTTATTTGAAAATCGTGCCAAAGGGCAAACTTCCGAAGCCATCCGTAAGTTGATTGGTTTACAGGCAAAAACTGCGCGGTTGATTCGCAATGGACGAGAAATAGATGTACCGATCGCACAAGTACAGATTGGTGATGTGGTGCTGGTGCGCCCTGGGGAGAAAATTCCGGTTGATGGTGAAGTAATTGACGGGAAATCTACAGTTGATGAAGCGATGGTGACTGGCGAAAGTGTTCCTGTGAAAAAGCAACCAGGAGATGAAGTTATTGGCGCAACCATCAATAAAACTGGTAGTTTCCAATTTCGGGCGACAAGAGTAGGAAAAGATACGGTATTGGCGCAGATTGTCCAATTAGTACAGCAGGCGCAAGGATCAAAAGCGCCCATTCAAAGATTAGCAGACCAAGTTACAGGCTGGTTTGTACCGGCGGTAATTGCGATCGCTATTCTCACCTTTATTATCTGGTTCAACATCACAGGTAATATCACCTTGGCGTTGATTACCACAGTCGGAGTATTAATTATTGCTTGTCCTTGTGCCTTGGGTTTAGCCACACCAACCTCAGTTATGGTAGGCACAGGTAAAGGTGCAGAAAACGGCATTTTAATTAAAGGTGCAGAAAGTTTAGAATTAGCCCACCAAATTCAAACAATTGTCTTAGACAAAACAGGCACAATTACCCAAGGTAAACCGACAGTTACAGATTTTGTCACAGTTAACGGTACGGCTAATGGGAACGAAATACAGTTAATACAACTAGCCGCCTCTGTAGAACGCAATTCTGAACACCCACTAGCAGAAGCAGTGGTGAGATATGCTCAATCTCAAAATGTAACCCTTGCAGATGTTCGAGATTTCGCCGCTGTAGCTGGTAGTGGTGTGCAGGGTATCGTTGCAAATCGTCTGGTGCAAATTGGTACACAACGCTGGATGAAAGAGTTAGATATTATCACCGCAGACTTGCAACCAAATCAAGAACGCTTAGAATACTTAGGTAAAACAGTAGTTTGGTTAGCAGTAGATGGTGAAATCCAAGGATTGATGGGGATTGCTGATGCGATTAAACCGACTTCACCTCAAGCTGTGCGAGCCTTGCAAAAACTCGGTTTAGAAGTTGTGATGCTCACAGGTGATAATCGCCACACCGCCGAAAGTATTGCCCGTGAAGTTGGTATTACAAGAGTATTAGCAGAAGTTCGCCCTGAACAGAAGGTAGAAGCAATTAAGTTGTTGCAAGGGGAAGGGAGAAGGGGGACGAAGGGGACGAGAGAGAATTACTCAGCACTCAGCACTCAGCACTCAATTGTAGCGATGGTTGGTGATGGGATTAATGATGCACCAGCCTTAGCTCAAGCCGATGTGGGAATTGCCATTGGTACTGGTACAGATGTAGCGATCGCAGCTAGTGACATCACCCTAATCTCTGGTGATTTGCAAGCCATCGTGACAGCAATTCAACTCAGCCGCGCCACAATGCGTAATATTCGCCAAAATTTATTCTTCGCGTTTATCTACAACGTCGCGGGTATTCCCATCGCTGCTGGAATTCTGTTTCCGATCTTTGGGTGGTTGCTCAACCCAATCATTGCAGGTGCAGCAATGGCTTTTAGTTCAGTTTCTGTAGTCACTAATGCGCTGCGTTTGCGTAACTTTCGAGCCAAAGTAATTGGCTAA
- a CDS encoding MbtH family protein yields the protein MAIDRETEDTTIYKVVVNHEEQYSIWPADRENPLGWRDAGKTGIKAECLEYIKEVWVDMRPLSLRKKMEEMGYQ from the coding sequence ATGGCTATAGATAGAGAAACTGAAGATACAACAATTTACAAAGTTGTAGTTAATCATGAAGAGCAATATTCCATCTGGCCAGCTGATAGAGAAAATCCTTTAGGCTGGAGAGATGCGGGTAAAACAGGTATTAAGGCAGAGTGTTTGGAATATATTAAAGAGGTATGGGTAGACATGAGACCTTTGAGCTTGCGTAAGAAAATGGAAGAAATGGGCTACCAGTGA
- a CDS encoding restriction endonuclease — protein MSSKLTKEEWLTKAAIKERGWTDGAIKMFLGSPEETRKNPHYSSGSPMQLWRMAMVCASEQNPEFIAWKTKHDCRRESLKKRAIEQHQQRRSLLIEWVDSLAIEVPKYSEEQLFKFAVENYNNLWSNRGKFEKLIYQDFRTLEPEFLHRITVNALLHVLSDYEYHLAQVEGLTGASEARSKLKRRVLTSIHKAYPNVTYPELWDWIDVTFPELERGTKHSPIVAAITNLSKQLARLIANDPRGLEDIEWRDMERMLAAVFQGLGFDVTLTPSSKDGGKDLVLECIVKGDKCSYLVEVKHWRSGQRVGKRYISNFINVVARENRDGGLYLATYGYSSDAFAALTEVERQSIKLGVDKKIISLCRTYIKSESGIWLAPSMLSDLLFEDV, from the coding sequence ATGAGTAGTAAATTGACTAAAGAGGAGTGGCTAACTAAAGCTGCTATTAAGGAACGTGGTTGGACAGATGGTGCAATAAAAATGTTTTTAGGCTCACCGGAAGAAACCCGAAAAAACCCTCATTATAGTTCAGGATCTCCAATGCAATTGTGGCGTATGGCAATGGTCTGTGCGTCTGAACAAAATCCAGAATTTATAGCCTGGAAAACCAAGCATGATTGTCGGCGTGAAAGCTTAAAGAAGCGTGCTATTGAACAGCACCAACAACGGCGATCATTGTTAATTGAGTGGGTTGATTCATTAGCCATTGAAGTTCCGAAATATTCTGAAGAGCAACTATTTAAATTTGCTGTTGAAAACTATAATAATCTTTGGTCAAATCGGGGGAAGTTTGAGAAACTAATTTATCAAGATTTCAGAACACTTGAACCTGAATTTTTACATCGAATCACTGTCAATGCCTTGCTTCACGTTCTTTCTGATTACGAATATCACTTAGCACAAGTAGAAGGGCTTACAGGAGCTTCAGAAGCTAGGAGTAAACTAAAAAGAAGAGTTCTAACTTCAATTCACAAAGCCTATCCAAATGTAACTTACCCAGAGCTTTGGGATTGGATAGACGTAACATTTCCTGAATTAGAACGAGGAACTAAACATTCTCCGATTGTTGCTGCTATCACTAATCTGTCTAAGCAACTTGCTCGTCTTATTGCAAATGATCCAAGAGGGCTAGAAGATATAGAATGGCGGGATATGGAAAGAATGCTTGCAGCAGTATTTCAAGGTTTAGGTTTTGATGTAACTCTTACTCCTTCAAGTAAGGATGGTGGAAAAGATTTAGTTTTAGAGTGCATTGTTAAGGGTGATAAATGTAGTTATCTGGTAGAAGTTAAACATTGGCGCTCAGGTCAACGTGTTGGCAAAAGATATATCAGTAATTTTATTAATGTTGTTGCACGTGAGAATAGAGATGGAGGATTATATTTAGCAACCTATGGATATAGTAGTGATGCTTTTGCGGCTTTGACAGAAGTTGAGCGACAATCAATAAAACTTGGTGTTGACAAAAAGATAATTTCTCTCTGTCGTACCTATATTAAGTCCGAATCTGGAATTTGGTTAGCTCCATCAATGCTTTCTGATTTACTGTTTGAAGACGTGTAA
- a CDS encoding DUF3288 family protein — protein sequence MAEQHGSKDQQHPLYNRDRPLIDILLAQEATDYHLAELARLRIRYQGFPGARDIQKDLDKVLQQWGLTESELFAKTRQIHDVGGIYKSRGKKEEQDWN from the coding sequence ATGGCAGAACAGCACGGAAGTAAAGACCAACAACATCCACTTTACAACCGCGATCGCCCCCTTATTGATATTTTACTCGCTCAAGAAGCAACAGACTATCATTTGGCAGAATTAGCCCGGTTACGCATCCGTTATCAAGGCTTTCCCGGCGCACGGGACATCCAAAAAGACCTAGATAAAGTTTTGCAACAATGGGGGTTAACCGAATCAGAACTTTTCGCTAAAACCCGCCAAATCCACGACGTAGGGGGGATTTACAAAAGTCGCGGTAAGAAAGAAGAACAAGATTGGAATTAG
- a CDS encoding NB-ARC domain-containing protein — protein sequence MVLQNWRRKRGVALTTRGLQKLQEAKRKSEAQENFGNSYTLEDISALSGLHPSTISKVLNREGGVDKKTLERLFLVFDVKINESDYLSSNTRLDWGDASFLPVFYGRKEELAALEQWILDEHCQFIALLGMGGIGKTALAVKLAQQIQEDFEYVIWRSLREAPPVKAIINQLLQFLSEEQETEANLPESLSDRISRLIDYLRNHRCLVILDNAESILRYGSRAGKYREGYEGYGELFKRLGEATHQSCLILTSREKPQEVALLEGEALPVRSLQLSGLKVVEGQEILKVKGLSAAEEEWKAMIESYGGNPLALKIVATTIEDVFAGNVSEFLQQNTVVFGDIRDILDQQFERLSDLEKEIMYWLAINREPVTLSDLREDIVSPVPPQKLLEAIESLVRRSLVEKSTATFTLQPVVMEYVTQILIEQVCEEIVTDHIQLLRCHALIKASAKDYIRETQIRLILKPVIDALLTALRSKKSIENKLIQILARLREEASQEPGYTGGNILHLLCQLQTDLTGFDFSQLTVWQADLRNVKLHNVNFQNADLTKSVFAETFGGVLSIAFSPNGKLLAMGDTNGEIRLYQVTDCKQVLTFQGHTNWVPSLAFSPDGSILASSSSDHTVKLWNPHTGQCLKTLQEHEHEVWTVTFSPDGKTLVTGSNDRTIKLWNVSTGECLQTFHGHTSWIICVIFTLDGQKLVSGSDDDTIRMWDVNTGECIKILRGHSDGIRSLTLNPNGQTIVSSSDDQTVKLWNIDTGECIKTLQGHHAAVWSVVIHPQGHLIASGSLDHTVRLWDLNTGQCLKILHGHSTFVFSVVFSPQGDFLASGSDDQMMKLWDVTTGQCLKTLSGYTSQVLSVAYSPDGQMLASGSDDQMVRLWNVNTGQVLQTLPGHRAAVRSVAFCPSGQTLASGSDDHTVKLWDVNTCQVLQTLLGHPAVVWSIAFSPDGQMLASGSNDQTVKLWDVNTGQALQTFLGHRAAVQSVAFSPQGTLLASGAWDQTVKLWDVNTGECKQTLEGHTNWVWSIAFSPNGELLASAGYDGTVRLWNVRTGTCLHTFMVCENGLVKAVIFSRDGKILASSSPNYTIKLWDVDTGECQATLYGHSAWIWSLAFSPDNRILASSGADETIRLWDINTSDCLNTLKAKKFYEGMNIRGITGLTAATIATLKRLGAVVV from the coding sequence ATGGTTTTACAGAATTGGAGACGTAAGCGTGGTGTTGCACTTACTACTAGAGGTTTACAAAAACTTCAGGAGGCAAAACGTAAGTCAGAAGCACAAGAAAATTTCGGCAATAGCTACACATTAGAAGATATCAGCGCACTTTCTGGGTTACATCCTAGTACTATATCTAAAGTACTAAATCGAGAAGGTGGAGTTGATAAAAAAACTCTGGAAAGGCTATTCTTAGTTTTTGATGTCAAAATCAATGAAAGTGATTATTTAAGCTCCAATACTCGTTTAGATTGGGGAGACGCAAGTTTTTTACCAGTTTTTTATGGGCGTAAAGAAGAACTGGCTGCATTAGAGCAATGGATTTTAGATGAACATTGCCAATTTATCGCCTTGTTAGGTATGGGTGGTATTGGTAAAACGGCGCTGGCTGTAAAATTAGCGCAACAGATTCAGGAAGACTTTGAATATGTAATTTGGCGATCGCTCCGCGAAGCTCCACCTGTAAAAGCTATCATCAATCAATTACTGCAATTTTTATCGGAAGAGCAAGAAACAGAAGCGAACTTACCAGAAAGTTTAAGCGATCGCATCTCCAGATTAATTGATTATCTGCGAAATCATCGCTGTCTAGTAATTCTGGACAATGCCGAGTCAATATTACGTTATGGTAGCCGAGCCGGCAAATATCGAGAAGGATATGAAGGTTATGGTGAGTTGTTTAAACGTTTAGGAGAAGCTACTCACCAAAGTTGTTTAATCTTAACCAGTCGGGAAAAACCCCAAGAAGTTGCATTATTAGAAGGTGAAGCCTTACCAGTACGTTCCTTACAACTCAGTGGGTTAAAGGTAGTTGAAGGACAGGAAATTTTAAAAGTCAAAGGACTGTCAGCCGCCGAAGAGGAATGGAAAGCCATGATTGAATCCTATGGTGGTAATCCCCTGGCTTTGAAAATAGTAGCGACAACAATTGAGGATGTATTTGCTGGTAATGTCAGTGAGTTTTTACAGCAAAATACAGTGGTTTTTGGCGATATTAGAGATATTTTAGACCAGCAGTTTGAGCGGTTGTCAGATTTAGAAAAAGAAATCATGTACTGGTTAGCAATTAATCGTGAACCAGTGACACTCTCAGACTTGCGAGAAGATATTGTATCACCAGTGCCACCACAAAAATTGCTAGAGGCTATAGAATCTTTGGTGAGGCGATCGCTAGTAGAAAAAAGCACAGCCACTTTTACCTTACAACCTGTGGTCATGGAATATGTGACTCAGATATTAATAGAACAAGTTTGTGAAGAAATTGTCACTGATCATATTCAACTTTTGAGATGCCATGCTTTAATCAAAGCAAGTGCTAAAGATTACATCAGAGAAACCCAAATTCGCCTGATTCTGAAACCAGTAATTGATGCTCTACTGACTGCATTAAGAAGCAAAAAAAGTATTGAAAACAAATTAATTCAAATTTTAGCCAGACTCAGAGAAGAAGCATCACAAGAACCCGGTTATACAGGTGGAAATATTCTCCATTTGTTGTGTCAATTACAGACAGATTTAACTGGTTTTGATTTTTCCCAACTCACTGTTTGGCAAGCAGACTTGCGGAATGTAAAACTACATAACGTTAATTTTCAAAACGCTGATTTAACTAAGTCTGTTTTTGCTGAAACCTTTGGCGGCGTTTTATCCATCGCTTTTAGCCCCAACGGCAAACTGTTAGCAATGGGTGATACTAATGGCGAAATTCGCCTATACCAAGTTACCGACTGCAAGCAAGTTCTCACCTTTCAAGGTCACACTAACTGGGTACCATCACTTGCCTTTAGTCCTGATGGTAGCATTTTAGCCAGTAGTAGTAGTGATCATACCGTGAAATTGTGGAATCCTCATACTGGTCAATGCCTGAAAACTTTACAAGAACATGAACACGAAGTTTGGACAGTTACTTTTAGCCCAGATGGAAAAACACTAGTAACTGGTAGTAATGATCGCACTATCAAACTGTGGAATGTTAGTACTGGTGAATGCTTGCAAACATTTCATGGACATACAAGTTGGATAATTTGTGTAATTTTTACTCTGGATGGACAGAAACTTGTGAGTGGTAGTGATGACGACACAATTCGGATGTGGGATGTCAACACTGGTGAATGTATCAAGATTTTGCGGGGACATAGTGATGGTATCAGGTCGCTGACTCTCAATCCTAATGGACAGACAATCGTCAGTAGCAGTGATGACCAGACAGTGAAGTTATGGAATATTGACACTGGAGAATGTATTAAAACCTTACAAGGACATCATGCTGCTGTCTGGTCAGTAGTCATTCATCCCCAAGGTCATCTCATCGCTAGCGGTAGCCTTGACCATACAGTCAGATTATGGGATTTGAATACAGGTCAATGCTTGAAAATTCTTCATGGGCATTCAACCTTTGTATTTTCCGTTGTATTTAGTCCCCAAGGTGACTTCCTGGCTAGTGGTAGTGATGACCAAATGATGAAGCTATGGGATGTTACCACTGGTCAATGTCTAAAAACTCTCAGTGGATATACTAGTCAAGTACTGTCAGTTGCTTACAGTCCAGATGGTCAAATGTTGGCTAGTGGCAGTGATGATCAAATGGTGAGGTTGTGGAATGTCAATACTGGTCAAGTGTTGCAAACTCTCCCAGGACATCGTGCTGCCGTTCGCTCAGTGGCTTTTTGTCCCAGTGGTCAGACCTTGGCTAGTGGCAGTGATGATCACACAGTTAAGTTGTGGGATGTTAATACTTGCCAAGTTCTGCAAACTCTTTTGGGACACCCTGCTGTAGTTTGGTCAATAGCTTTTAGTCCAGATGGTCAAATGTTAGCTAGTGGTAGTAATGACCAAACCGTGAAGTTGTGGGATGTTAATACTGGCCAGGCTTTGCAAACTTTCTTGGGGCATCGTGCTGCTGTTCAATCAGTTGCCTTTAGTCCTCAAGGTACCCTGTTAGCTAGTGGTGCTTGGGATCAGACAGTCAAGCTATGGGATGTCAACACTGGTGAGTGCAAACAAACATTAGAGGGTCATACAAATTGGGTTTGGTCGATCGCTTTCAGTCCGAATGGTGAACTGCTGGCAAGTGCTGGTTATGATGGGACAGTCAGGCTGTGGAACGTTCGTACAGGTACTTGTTTGCATACATTCATGGTTTGTGAAAATGGTCTAGTGAAGGCAGTTATTTTTAGTCGAGATGGCAAGATTTTAGCCAGTAGCAGTCCTAATTACACAATTAAATTATGGGATGTTGACACAGGTGAATGTCAAGCAACATTATATGGACATTCAGCTTGGATTTGGTCACTCGCCTTTAGTCCAGATAATCGAATTCTTGCCAGTAGTGGTGCTGATGAAACCATTCGACTTTGGGACATCAATACAAGCGATTGTTTAAACACTTTGAAAGCTA
- a CDS encoding ATP-dependent Clp protease ATP-binding subunit, protein MFEHFTSEAIKVIMLAQEEARRLGHNFVGTEQILLGLIGEGTGVAAKVLSELGVTLKEARREVEKIIGRGSGFVPPEIPFTPKVKNLFEQSFKEAHSLGHNYINTEHLLLGLTEAGEGVAAKVLQNLGVDLRLIRTTVLRRLGEDTNVAVGGSSPRRNQPALTLEEFGRNLSKLAQEGKLDPVVGREKEIERAIQILGRRTKNNPVLIGEPGVGKTAIAEGLAQRIANQDVPELLLNKQVISLDMGLLVAGTRFRGDFEERLKKIMDEIRSVGNIVLVIDEIHTLVGAGGTEGGLDAANILKPALARGELQCIGATTLDEYRKHIERDAALERRFQPILVGEPSVEETIQILYGLRGAYEQHHKVEISDAAVLAAAQLSDRYISDRFLPDKAIDLIDEAGSRVRLRNSQISSNKELKRQLTSVTKAKHEAVRVQDFDKAGELRDQELELEAQIHQEQDIPQPIVDEEDIAQIVASWTGVPVNKLTESESELLLHLEDTLHQRLIGQEQAVTSVSRAIRRARVGLKNPNRPIASFIFSGPTGVGKTELAKALAAYFFGAEEAMIRLDMSEFMESHTVSKLIGSPPGYVGYDEGGQLTEAVRRRPYTVLLFDEIEKAHPDVFNMLLQILDDGHLTDAKGRKVDFKNTLIILTSNIGSKVIEKGGGGLGFEFDNQAEASYHRIRNLVNEELKTYFRPEFLNRVDEIIVFTQLSKDEVKHIADIMLREVANRLTEKGITLQVTEAFKELVVNEGYNPSYGARPLRRAIMRLLEDSLAEALLSGEISNGDTAIVDVDDDGQVKVRKSDTRELLLANAR, encoded by the coding sequence ATGTTTGAACACTTCACTTCCGAAGCCATTAAAGTTATCATGTTAGCTCAGGAGGAAGCACGTCGTCTGGGACACAACTTCGTAGGAACTGAACAAATTCTCCTGGGTTTAATTGGAGAAGGAACGGGAGTTGCTGCCAAAGTGCTGAGTGAGTTGGGCGTTACCCTCAAAGAAGCACGACGCGAAGTTGAAAAAATTATTGGTAGAGGTTCTGGCTTTGTACCGCCAGAAATTCCTTTTACACCGAAAGTCAAAAACCTCTTCGAGCAATCGTTTAAAGAAGCTCATAGTCTAGGACATAACTACATCAACACTGAACACTTACTTTTAGGTTTAACTGAAGCGGGTGAAGGTGTGGCAGCGAAAGTATTGCAAAATCTGGGGGTTGACCTCAGACTGATCCGCACTACCGTCTTACGTCGTTTGGGTGAAGATACCAATGTGGCTGTAGGTGGTAGTAGTCCCCGCCGCAACCAACCAGCACTTACCCTAGAAGAGTTCGGCAGAAATCTCAGCAAACTCGCCCAAGAAGGCAAGCTAGACCCTGTAGTTGGTCGGGAAAAAGAAATTGAGCGTGCCATTCAAATTCTCGGTCGCCGCACGAAAAATAATCCTGTGTTGATTGGTGAACCAGGAGTTGGTAAAACTGCGATCGCAGAAGGTTTAGCACAACGCATTGCTAACCAAGATGTTCCTGAACTGTTGTTGAATAAACAAGTAATTAGCCTCGATATGGGCTTATTAGTGGCAGGAACTCGCTTCCGTGGTGATTTTGAAGAACGCCTGAAAAAAATCATGGACGAAATCCGCTCTGTCGGTAACATCGTCCTCGTAATTGATGAAATTCATACCCTTGTGGGTGCTGGTGGCACAGAAGGCGGCTTAGATGCAGCCAATATCCTCAAACCAGCTTTAGCACGAGGTGAACTCCAATGTATCGGCGCAACCACCCTGGATGAATACCGCAAGCACATCGAACGTGATGCCGCTTTAGAACGCCGTTTTCAACCAATTTTGGTTGGTGAACCTTCTGTGGAAGAAACCATCCAAATTCTTTACGGCTTGCGCGGTGCTTACGAACAACATCACAAAGTCGAAATTTCCGATGCGGCGGTATTAGCAGCAGCGCAGTTGTCAGATCGTTATATTAGCGATCGCTTCCTGCCCGATAAAGCCATAGACTTAATTGACGAAGCTGGTTCTCGTGTCCGGTTGCGGAACTCACAAATCTCCAGCAACAAAGAACTCAAGCGTCAATTGACCAGCGTCACCAAAGCGAAGCATGAAGCCGTCAGAGTTCAAGACTTCGACAAAGCCGGCGAACTGCGCGACCAAGAATTAGAACTGGAAGCGCAAATTCACCAAGAGCAAGATATTCCTCAACCCATTGTTGACGAAGAAGACATTGCTCAAATCGTCGCCTCTTGGACTGGTGTCCCAGTCAACAAACTCACCGAATCTGAGTCAGAATTGCTGTTACACCTGGAAGACACCCTGCATCAACGCTTAATCGGTCAAGAACAAGCAGTTACCTCTGTATCTCGCGCTATCCGCCGAGCTAGAGTCGGGTTAAAAAATCCCAATCGTCCCATTGCCAGTTTCATCTTCTCCGGCCCCACAGGCGTTGGTAAAACAGAATTAGCCAAAGCCTTAGCAGCTTACTTCTTCGGTGCAGAAGAAGCGATGATTCGCTTAGATATGTCCGAATTTATGGAAAGTCATACCGTATCTAAGCTAATTGGTTCGCCTCCAGGTTATGTCGGCTACGATGAAGGCGGACAACTAACCGAAGCCGTGCGGCGCAGACCTTACACAGTGCTGCTGTTCGACGAAATCGAAAAAGCACACCCCGATGTCTTCAACATGCTGCTGCAAATCTTAGATGACGGTCATCTGACTGATGCCAAAGGTCGGAAAGTTGACTTCAAGAACACCTTGATTATCCTGACTTCTAACATCGGTTCTAAGGTGATTGAAAAAGGTGGCGGTGGTTTAGGTTTTGAATTTGATAATCAAGCCGAAGCCAGCTATCACCGCATCCGCAACTTAGTCAATGAGGAACTCAAAACTTACTTCCGTCCAGAATTCCTCAACCGAGTTGACGAGATTATTGTCTTCACTCAACTAAGTAAAGATGAAGTCAAGCACATTGCTGACATTATGCTGCGCGAGGTTGCTAATCGCTTGACAGAAAAAGGTATCACCTTGCAAGTGACAGAAGCATTTAAAGAATTGGTCGTCAATGAAGGTTATAACCCCAGCTATGGTGCTAGACCTTTACGTAGGGCAATTATGCGCCTGTTAGAAGATTCTCTAGCGGAAGCACTACTATCTGGCGAAATTAGCAATGGCGACACAGCAATTGTCGATGTCGATGATGACGGCCAAGTGAAAGTTCGCAAATCAGATACACGAGAGTTACTGTTGGCAAACGCTCGTTAA